Sequence from the Bacillus mesophilus genome:
ATGCTTTAGATTCCCCGATAATTCTAGGAAGTCGTTGTGTCCCACCCGCTCCTGGAATAATTGCCAAGCCCGTTTCTGTTAAGCCCATTACTGAATCTTGAGCCGCTATTCGAAAATCACATGATAAAGCCAACTCCATTCCACCTCCAAAAGCAAAGCCGTTTATGGCTGCAATCGTTGGTTGCGGCAGTTGATCGATTGCTGTAAATACTTGATTTATCTTATTCAAATTACGCTTTACTTGTTGAGTGGTTAAGCTTTTACGTTCCTTTAAATCTGCACCGACACTAAATGCCTTATTACCAGCACCCGTAAAGATGACAACCCTTACCTCTGGGTTCACTCTTAACTCATCTACAATGTTTTCTAACTCACATAATGATTCGTAATTAAAGCTGTTTAAGCTTTCAGGTCGATTTAATGTTACATAAGCGATAAAGTTTTCAACTTTATATAAAACTAATTCCATGATTATTCCCCCTACTAGATGATCTCTTTAACTATTATTTCTCTAAAGTTTAATACATTCCTTTTTATTAATGAGTAAAATGTTATCGCTTTCATTTTTGCATAGAAAAAAACCGGCTGCTTAGAGCCGATTTTCTTCAACATTCTTCTATGCATTTAAAACCTTGTCTTTCAATGATCTTCTTAAAATCTTACCTGTTGTATTCTTTGGTAATTCTTCAAGAAACTCTATTGAACTAGGAACCTTGTATTTAGCAAGATGCTCTTTACAGAATTCTACTAACATTTCTGTAGTAACATTATCTTCCTTTTTTGTAACGACAAATGATTTAACCGCTTCACCGAAATTCTCATCTGGAATTCCGATTACAGCAACCTCAACAACGGATGGATGTGAGTACAATACCTCTTCAACCTCGCGTGGATACACATTATAACCACCTACAATGATCATATCCTTTTTGCGGTCAACAATATAGAAATAGCCTTCCTCATCCATGCGTGCTAAATCACCTGTAAATAGCCAGCCATCACGAATAGCATGAGCCGAATCTTCAGGTAATTTGTAATAGCCCTTCATTACATTCGGACCACGAACCACCAATTCACCAACCTCGCCAACCGGTACTTCTTCACCTAGTTCATTGACGACTTTATTTTCTACATTGACTATGCTTTGTCCGATCGAGCCAGGTTTTCTTGGACGATCTAGTGGGTTAAAGCAGGTAACTGGAGAGGCTTCTGACAAACCATACCCTTCAGATACCGCAACTTCGAACTTCTGCTCAAATGATTTTAATAAGGCAACAGGCATCGATGCTCCACCTGAAATACATAATCTTAACGATTTTAAATCCTCTACATTTGCGTCTGGGAACTGTACTAAGAAGTTATACATAGTCGGTACACCAGCAAAAACAGTTGCCTGGAACTCTTTTGTGATGGTGAAAATATCCCCAGGACTAAATCTAGGAACAATAATCACACTTGATCCATTAAGTAATGGGGCATTTAGAGCAACTGTTAAGCAGAACACATGAAACATTGGGAGTGTTGCAATAACACGGTCTGTTTCATTAATCTTTAAATAATCAGCCGTATCCTTTGCATTGCTAAATACATTTTTATGAGTAAGCATTGCACCTTTAGGCTTTCCAGTTGTACCAGAAGTATATAGAATGATCGCCACATCTTCTTCTTGGAGCTCTGGAGCTTCAAAAAGATGACTGCCTGACCCAACAAAGCTAGTAAATGATTTCAATTTTGGATACACTGATAGCTTCGTTATATCTAATGGCTCTTGATCATCTTGCTTAGGAGTCTCACAATAAATAACTTGCTCAACCTTAGGAAGTGCTGCACTCATTTTTTCAAAAAGTGGGATTAACAGGTCTAGACCCACTACTACTTTCACATCGCCATTGTTAAGAATATAGCCAATCTCTTCCGGAGTATAGATTGGATTGATTGGAATTACAGTCGCACCAGCTCGTAAAGCACCATAAAGTGCAATGACAAAATGGGGACTATTCCCAAGAAGTAGACCAACATGATCTCCCTTATGTACTCCCATCTTTGTTAATGCATCTGCAAATTTTGATACAGCTGCATCTAACTCACGATAAGAACTTTGAGTATTCAGAAAATAATAAGCAGGCTTATCTCCGAATTGTAAAGCATTTTCATGTAATTTTTTACTAATATTCATACATTTCCCCCTCTTATGAATGAATAGTCACTCATTTTATTTACTATTAATAATTATATTTCATGAAAACGTTTACTTCAAGGAGAGTTTTTAGAAATAAGGAATTTTTCCCAATATAAAGTAAAAAATGATTATTTCGAAATATTACTTTACTATTCTTTTTTCCAATTCCAACCAGACTTGGCTAACTCAATCTTCCCCATATACTGTTCTTTTGCCTCTTGAATTAAATCTGAATGGGTGCCAAAGTGAGGAAGGTGAGTTAACAGCATTTCTCCTACCTGAGCTTCCATTGCTAGCTTACCTGCATCGGTGCTTGTCATATGACCTGATCCTTGCCCATCCATCCCCTTATAAAGATTACATTCGCAAATTAATAAGTCTGAATCCTTCGCAAATGAAATCATTTCATCAAAAAAGGATGTATCAGCCGTATATGTAACCTTTGCATTTATCGTTTCAATTCGCATTGCATAACACGGAGCTGGATGCTTTGTTTTAAGAAACGAGATTCTGAATGGCCCAACCTGTATGGTTTCAGTTGGATTGTATACTACACCTGTTGTGATCTCCTTATAAGTTAAATTGGCAAAGTTAGGTTCATCCTCTTGATGACCATAGACAGGGAGAGAAGGTAGGTTTTCTCCTAGGTACCCTTTGATTAGACGAGCATACTGCAGTGTGCCTAGATCACAAACATGATCATGATGATAATGTGAGAGTATGACTGCATCAAGATTTTCAGGGTTTATATAGTTTTGAAGCTGTGATATAACACCACTTCCACAATCAACAAGTAATTTAAAGTCTTCATCCTCAAATAAGTATCCAGAAGTTGCTTCATTTTTTGCTGGATATCCACCCCAATAGCCTATTACTGTTAGTTTCATATACGATGACCTCCTCTTATTAACCTATATTTTACCAAACAAAATAGACATTCATACATTTTGAAAACTGTTACAAAACAGTTGTTGACTTATAAACCATTGTTATAATACAATGAAAATAACAAAACCAAGGGGGTATGTGACGACATGTTAATCAAAAGCACAGAGTTCTTTAGAAACCTTCCACCAAAGCAATGCATGGAATGTGGTAAGGAAATTGATGAACAGCATGAATGTTATATGAATCATTGCGATAACTGTAACAAGATTGGCGATTAATTGTCCTCCACCATATACTGTTATTTACTCCCTTAGAATGTCTAAGGGATTTATTTTTTTAGAACAAAAGGCGGCAGCATCCCGGTTAGCTCCGACTAGTATATTTAAAAAAGAATCTGTATCAAAACTGATACAGATTCTTAGCTTTATCCTTTTACCGAACCACCTAACAATCCTCTTACAAAGAAGCGCTGTAACGCAAAGAACACCGTAAGTGGCATAATCATCGATACAAATGCTGCAGAAGTTAATAGGTGCCAGTCATTACCTCTAGAACCTACCATGTCCGCAATTCTCATTGACAGAACTTGAACATCAGGACTTGAACCTAAAAATACAAGGGCTACTAAGTAATCATTCCATACCCATAGAAACTGGAAAATCCCTATAGACGCTAAAGCTGGTATAGAAAGAGGAAGAATTAATTTAGTGAAAATAGTAAAGTTTGAAGCCCCGTCAATAAAGGCTGACTCAAAAATATCCTTTGGAAGCTGACTTATATAATTATATAGAAAATAAGTGGCTAGTGGTAAGCCGAAAGCGGTATGAGCGAGCCAAATCCCTAGATAGCTACCATTTAAACCTAGTGCCGTGTAGTCCTTCAAAATGGGAATGAGTGCTACTTGTAAGGGGACGACTAATAGTACAATGACGATTACAAACAGAAGTCTTCTACCTGCAAAATTTAGCCAAGCAAAGGCATATGCCGCAAACGTTGCAATCAATAAGGGCAGGATGGTAGCTGGAACTGCGACAGTTAATGTGTTCAAAAAGGTCTTTGTAAGATTGCTTCCCTGCTCTGTCATTGTCTGCCCATTCCCTAAGGTAATTTGATATTGTTTACCTCCAAGAACTGCTTCATAATTTTCTAATGTAAAGTTAGTATTCATTGTCCACGCTTTTTCCTGAACATGAATGGTACGTGCTCGCCTATTCTCCCAAATCAATCGTGTCTGATTTGAAAGGACGACTCCTTCATTTAATTGTTCATTAGTAAAGGTTTCACCATTCACCTCTATCGGTTGTCTAAGATCTGTATCTTCTGGAAGAGAAATGGTCTCTTCCGTTACCCAATCCTGATGTGGAAAGATTGTCCACCAACCTGTTTCTAAAATATCATCTGCTGGTCTAAACGAGGAAATAAATAATCCAAGTGTCGGAATTAACCAGATAAGACAAATGAAGATCAACACTGTATTAACTAACCACTTTGAAGATTTCTTTCGTTTTCTCTCCATTAGAATCCCCCCTGTTTTCGGAACTGTCTTAAATTAATAATGATGACAGGGATGATCGCAATTAGTAAGACAATCGCAAGTGTAGAGCCATATCCAAAGTTTCGATACATAAAGAACTGACGATAGAATTGAGTCGCCACTACATCTGTACCATATTGGCCCCCAGTCATGACCATAATAATGTCAAATATCTTCAATGTGAAAACAATGATAGTCGTAGAAACTGTTAAGATCGTGCCTGATATATAAGGAATAATAATTTTAAAGAAAATCGTAAACTCGTTTGCACCATCAATTCGAGCTGCCTCTAATAATTCCTCTGGTATTCCTTTCAGTGCAGCAGAGAATAGAACCATAGCAAATCCAGTCTGCATCCAGATTAAAATAACAATTAAAAATAAGTTATTCCAAGGCTGCAGTAGACTAGTCCAAGCTTGTGGCTCACCCCCAAAGGCAACCACGATTGCATTTAAGAGTCCAACCTGTTGATCCCCCGGCTGGTAGTAATAAATAAATTTCCAAATTACTCCTGCGGCTACCATTGAAATAGCCATTGGCATAAAGATAATTCCTTTTGCTATTTTCTCAAAGCTGCTACGATCAGCCAGTACCGCAATAAGTAAACCTAAGACCACACAAAGCGTGGCTCCAATAGCAACCCAAAGAACATTATTACGTAAAGCCGTTAATAGTAATCGGTCAGTAAAAACTGCTAGATAGTTTGACAATCCAACAAATTCTGTTGAATCTGGTCCAAACAAGCTTAAGTAAATGGTTCGTAAAGTCGGTAGGAGTAATAACCAACCTAATAAAAGGGCAACGGGTCCAATGAAAATATATGGTTGGAGAAAGCTCCTAATTCGATCTGGATAGTGCTCCACTAACCAGTTTAAAGAGTAGTAAATCGTATAAATCCCAAAAACACCCCAAATGATGGCCAACAATGCATATAGAGCTGGATTTAACGGGACATCACGCAGGAATATAAAAATACTAGTGTGCAGAACGATATTTGCAATTGGTATAATGATTGACAGTAGGATTAGATTAACAGGCGATGTTTTCTTTGCCTCAACACTCATATAACCCCTCCCTTACACTTCATTAAATACTGAAGGACTGGACTAAATGTCCAGTCCAATTGGAATCAAAACTTATTTATTAAATCCTGCCTGTATTTCCTCAAGAGCCTGTTCTAGCTCCACATTTCCACTTACATAATCTGTAATACCTTTCCAGAACGTACCAGCACCAACAGAACCAGGCATTAAGTCAGAACCATCAAAGCGAATGGTGTCAGCATTTTGTACAAGTTCTGCCATACGTCGCTCAACATCTGTTGTATACCACTCTGGGTCTGCGTCATTCATTGGTCCAACAACTCCACCAGATTGAATCCAACTCTTGATGGATTCTCCTTTAGTAAAGAATTCCATGACTGCGCGAACTTCTGGACGGTCATTAAACATTGCATAGATATCTCCTGCAACTAAAACTGGCTTACCATATTCCTCGTTAATTGGTGGTAAATAGAACCAATCATAATCTTCTCCAGCAACTGTACCTTCTGGGAAAAAGCTTGTAATGAAACTACCTTGACGATGCATATAAGCACTTGGAGGACTATCAAACAACGGCTTCGGTGCATCACCAAATGAGGTTGTTACAATAGACTTTCTTCCACCATATACATAGTTTTCTGTAAACCAAAGATTTGACATGACTTCAAAAGCATTTTTAACTTCTGGAGAGGTAAATGGTAACTCACCTGTTACCCACTTATCATAGTTTTCAGGTGTAGTTGTACGTAGCATAATATCCTCGATCCAGTCAGTGGCTGGCCAACCAGTTGCAGCACCTGATTCAATACCTATTGCCCATGCTGAATCACCATCTGCGGCAATTTGATCTGATAATTCTAGCATTTCTTCCCAAGTTTCAGGAATTTTATAGCCTGCTGCTTCAAACTCTGCTTTTGGATACCATACTAAACTCTTTACATTACTACGGTTCCAAATACCAGTCATATATTCTTCTCCGTCTTTACCTTCCATAGTCGCCATATCTAACCAACTTTGGTTATACTGCTCTTTTAGATAGTCTTCCTCTAAGAAAGTGGACACATCAACTGGTAATCCTTGTTTTGCAAACGTAGCTAATAGTCCAGGTTGTGGAAAGTCAGCGATGTCAGGAGCATTTCCACCTTCAACACGAATCGAAATAGTAGCTTCAAATTCTTTAGAACCTTCATACTGAATATCAATTCCTGTTTTCTCTTCAAATTCCTTAATGCTATTTTCAAACTTAACTTGGTCAGCATCAGTAAAAGGTCCAAACATTGTAACTGTGCTACCCTTGAATTCACCAGCATATGCCTGTTCTAATGTTCCTTCTGCACCACCAGCACCCTCTGTTTCTGTCTTTTCTTCTTCTTTTGCTTCCTCATCACCACCACCGCCACAACCAGCTAAAAGCATGGTAAACATAGTCAGTACTGATGCAAAAGAGATCAGCTTTTTAAAAAATGATGCTTTCATTACCTAACCCCCAATTTAATTATTTATGGATGAAAATGAATGGAAATAACCCTCTATAAATGCATAGGCTACCGTGTTAAACATTTGTATTATGTACATCAGATAGCAAACTATCCCTTTTTGTGGAGTTGTTTCCATTGCAAATCATGTATCTCAGGAATTATTGTTTACTAATGTTGGCGAAATAAACAAAACCTGAATATAAAAAAAAAAATCCAAAAAAGGGAAACCTTTATAAAAAGGTTTCCCAAACTAGTTTATATTATTAATAAGTTCCTTCTCACTATCTTTATCTCTGTACATTACTTGAGATTTTACTTAGCACTACTGTAGACATTGCATCAACAAATTCTGGCTTAGCATTTGGCATTTCAGGTCTATAGTAGCTCACACCCAGTTCATCTGTAACTGTTTTACATTCAACATCGTTATCAAATAATACTTCTAGATGGTCTGATACAAACCCAACAGGTATATATACAAATGCCTTATATTGCTTTGCCTCGTATAAATCTCTAGTTAGATCCTGAACATCTGGCCCAATCCATGGTTCTGGAGTATTTCCAGCACTTTGCCAGCCCACCTCATAAGCCGTAATTCCAGCTTGCTTAGCAATTAAATCAGCTGTTTCTTGTAGCTGATTAGGGTACGGGTCACCAGCAGCAATAATTTTCTCAGGAAGACTATGTGCCGAAACAATTAAAACAGCATGATTTCGCTCATCCTCAGTCATTGAGGCATATGTAGTCTGAAGTTGATCCACCCAATATTGGATAAATTTAGGCTCATTATACCAACTTTCAACACTATAAATTGTTGGTCCACCAATCTTTTCAGATTCTTCCTTAGCACGACCATTATAAGACTTGATGCTAAATGTTGAAAAGTGAGGTGCTAATACAATACTAACCGCCTCTTCTATCCCGTCTTGTTTCATTTGTTGAACAGCATCTTCAACAAAAGGTTCTATATGTTTTAATCCTAAGTACATTTTAAACTCAATGTCATCCTGAATTTTATTCAAATGACTCTCAAGTGCTTCTGCTTGTTCTAATGTAATCTTAGCTAATGGAGAAATACCACCAATTGCTTCATAGCGTTGTCTTAAATCTTCTAGACTTTCTGGTGACGGTTTTCTTCCATGACGAATATGTGTATAAAAACGTTCTAAATCTTCCTCTTTATATGGAGTACCATAGGCCATAACTAATAAACCCATTTTTTTCTTCATACTAACATCCCTTCCCCATTACATTCTAGATGAGCTATATTCATGTACAAAAGTAGTTAACTTTTTAAGTGTTTCAACGTTGACTTCAGGAAATACACCGTGTCCTAAATTAAAGATATAACCAGGTTGTTTCATTCCTTGATCAAGAATAATCTTAACACGCTCTTCAATCACATCCCATGGAGCTAAAAGGTACGAAGGATCTAAGTTCCCCATTACAGGCTTAGTAATTCCTTTCTCACGAGCTTCATTAATTTGAATGCGCCAGTCCAGACCAACCACATCTAAAGGTAGGTCATGCCATTCATTAACTAAGTGACTTGCGCCCACACCAAACATAATTAGAGGCACGTTTTCTTCTTTTAATGCCGTAAAGATTCTTTCCATCGTCGGTTTAATAAACACACGATAATCTTCTACATTTAGTTGGCCAACCCAAGAATCAAAAATTTGAAATGCTTTTGCGCCAGCTTCAATCTGTGATTTTGCATATGTAATTGTCATATCAGCCAATTTATCCATTAGTAAGAACCATGCTTTACTTTCACCGTACATGAATGCTTTTGTCTTATGATAGCCTTTAGAAGGGCCGCCTTCAATCATATAGCTCGCAAGTGTAAACGGAGCACCAGCAAAACCAATTAATGGAACCTCAAGCTGCTCTCTTGTTAATAATTTAATGGTATCGAGTACATATGGCACATCCTGTTCAGGATGAATTTCTCCCAGTTTCTCAACGTCACCTAGCGACTTAATTGGATTTGAGATGACAGGACCGATTCCAGCTTTTATATCAACATCTACTCCAATTGCGGGTAGTGGAGACATAATGTCCTTATATAGAATCGCAGCATCAACATTATACTGATCGACAGGGAGCTTAGTAACATATGCACAAAGCTCTGGTTGATGGGTGATCTCAAATAAAGAATACTTCTCCTTAATCTTTCTGTATTCCGGCTGTGATCTACCAGCTTGTCTCATATACCAAACTGGTACATGGTCTGTTTTTTCTCCTCTACAGGCCTTTAAATATGTATCATTAAACGTTGTTATTGCCATTATTCCACACCTTCCGTATCTGACTAATCTATCCATTATTTTTCTATTAACCCACTATACTATACAACATTTATAAAATTTGTGTCGAGATTGACCATACAATTCATAAAAAAGTCAAGATTTGCTTATATTTGTGGCGGTTTTATTACTTATTTAGACTAAAAGTTATAACACTCAAAGTGGTTTTCTTCTAGCTTTCATTCTAAACAGATTCAAAAAAAATGCCTCTTATATTTAATAAGAGGCTACGATCCGATTTTCGCTCTTACAGTGTTTGAAGGTGTTCCGCTCTCTTCTGTTTGTGGATTATACGGGATCACTCGATAACTTGGGAGGTTAAATATATTCACATTTTCTACATCAAACTGTTCCTCTCCTGTTACCTCCCCAATTAAACTCCACTCATTGTCCTTTTCTTCATACACTTGATACATGACGCGCTGATCTTGGACAGAATTCCATTGTAACTGAACTGTAAATAATCCAAATGCTTTGAAGGTTAGATGTGCTGAAAGCTTCGTATCTTCTGGTAATTGTATTGGCTTTTCCAATTCGGCTACTCCACTTGGTGCTATAAAGCTTGCTGTTTCATCTAATTGTGATGATGAAAGAATCTTCTTAAAAAGAGTTGTTGGATAAGAACTTCCTTTTTTCAAATAATGTTGATCATCTGTAGTATCGTATCCCATCCATAAAGCACCAACTACATCAGGTGTATATCCTACAAACCACGCATCACGCGATGCACCGGGAATGTTCGTATAGGAAGTTGTCCCTGTCTTACCTGCTAGACTTCCACCAAACTCACCAGCTCTTGCTGTCCCCTCTTCAACAACTGACTCAAGCATTCGTGTAACATACCACGCGGTTTGAGGAGAGAAAACCTCTTTTTCAACGACTTCAGTAGAAGCGATTAATTCACCTTCTTGATTCGTCATTTTTTTGATAAAATAAGGTTCTACTACTTTTCCTTCCTTAGCGAAGGCCCGATAGGCTTTTGTCATTTCTAGTGGGGAGGTCCCCTTTTCGAGTCCACCTAAAGCGATGGCTAATCCTTTATCCGGTATTGAAATCCCAGCTTTATCAATATATTTCTTTCCTACATCAATGCCAATCTTATCTAATAACCATACAGCAGGTGCATTAGCAGAGCT
This genomic interval carries:
- a CDS encoding enoyl-CoA hydratase-related protein yields the protein MELVLYKVENFIAYVTLNRPESLNSFNYESLCELENIVDELRVNPEVRVVIFTGAGNKAFSVGADLKERKSLTTQQVKRNLNKINQVFTAIDQLPQPTIAAINGFAFGGGMELALSCDFRIAAQDSVMGLTETGLAIIPGAGGTQRLPRIIGESKALELILTAKRMNAELALQYGLLLKVVDSERLIEEAVSFANEMTKNGPIAIQQAKYAIKQGMNVDLQTGLQLERKAYEITIPTEDRIEALEAFSEKRKPDFKGR
- a CDS encoding fatty acid--CoA ligase family protein — translated: MNISKKLHENALQFGDKPAYYFLNTQSSYRELDAAVSKFADALTKMGVHKGDHVGLLLGNSPHFVIALYGALRAGATVIPINPIYTPEEIGYILNNGDVKVVVGLDLLIPLFEKMSAALPKVEQVIYCETPKQDDQEPLDITKLSVYPKLKSFTSFVGSGSHLFEAPELQEEDVAIILYTSGTTGKPKGAMLTHKNVFSNAKDTADYLKINETDRVIATLPMFHVFCLTVALNAPLLNGSSVIIVPRFSPGDIFTITKEFQATVFAGVPTMYNFLVQFPDANVEDLKSLRLCISGGASMPVALLKSFEQKFEVAVSEGYGLSEASPVTCFNPLDRPRKPGSIGQSIVNVENKVVNELGEEVPVGEVGELVVRGPNVMKGYYKLPEDSAHAIRDGWLFTGDLARMDEEGYFYIVDRKKDMIIVGGYNVYPREVEEVLYSHPSVVEVAVIGIPDENFGEAVKSFVVTKKEDNVTTEMLVEFCKEHLAKYKVPSSIEFLEELPKNTTGKILRRSLKDKVLNA
- a CDS encoding MBL fold metallo-hydrolase encodes the protein MKLTVIGYWGGYPAKNEATSGYLFEDEDFKLLVDCGSGVISQLQNYINPENLDAVILSHYHHDHVCDLGTLQYARLIKGYLGENLPSLPVYGHQEDEPNFANLTYKEITTGVVYNPTETIQVGPFRISFLKTKHPAPCYAMRIETINAKVTYTADTSFFDEMISFAKDSDLLICECNLYKGMDGQGSGHMTSTDAGKLAMEAQVGEMLLTHLPHFGTHSDLIQEAKEQYMGKIELAKSGWNWKKE
- the yhfH gene encoding protein YhfH — encoded protein: MLIKSTEFFRNLPPKQCMECGKEIDEQHECYMNHCDNCNKIGD
- a CDS encoding carbohydrate ABC transporter permease — translated: MERKRKKSSKWLVNTVLIFICLIWLIPTLGLFISSFRPADDILETGWWTIFPHQDWVTEETISLPEDTDLRQPIEVNGETFTNEQLNEGVVLSNQTRLIWENRRARTIHVQEKAWTMNTNFTLENYEAVLGGKQYQITLGNGQTMTEQGSNLTKTFLNTLTVAVPATILPLLIATFAAYAFAWLNFAGRRLLFVIVIVLLVVPLQVALIPILKDYTALGLNGSYLGIWLAHTAFGLPLATYFLYNYISQLPKDIFESAFIDGASNFTIFTKLILPLSIPALASIGIFQFLWVWNDYLVALVFLGSSPDVQVLSMRIADMVGSRGNDWHLLTSAAFVSMIMPLTVFFALQRFFVRGLLGGSVKG
- a CDS encoding carbohydrate ABC transporter permease produces the protein MSVEAKKTSPVNLILLSIIIPIANIVLHTSIFIFLRDVPLNPALYALLAIIWGVFGIYTIYYSLNWLVEHYPDRIRSFLQPYIFIGPVALLLGWLLLLPTLRTIYLSLFGPDSTEFVGLSNYLAVFTDRLLLTALRNNVLWVAIGATLCVVLGLLIAVLADRSSFEKIAKGIIFMPMAISMVAAGVIWKFIYYYQPGDQQVGLLNAIVVAFGGEPQAWTSLLQPWNNLFLIVILIWMQTGFAMVLFSAALKGIPEELLEAARIDGANEFTIFFKIIIPYISGTILTVSTTIIVFTLKIFDIIMVMTGGQYGTDVVATQFYRQFFMYRNFGYGSTLAIVLLIAIIPVIIINLRQFRKQGGF
- a CDS encoding ABC transporter substrate-binding protein produces the protein MKASFFKKLISFASVLTMFTMLLAGCGGGGDEEAKEEEKTETEGAGGAEGTLEQAYAGEFKGSTVTMFGPFTDADQVKFENSIKEFEEKTGIDIQYEGSKEFEATISIRVEGGNAPDIADFPQPGLLATFAKQGLPVDVSTFLEEDYLKEQYNQSWLDMATMEGKDGEEYMTGIWNRSNVKSLVWYPKAEFEAAGYKIPETWEEMLELSDQIAADGDSAWAIGIESGAATGWPATDWIEDIMLRTTTPENYDKWVTGELPFTSPEVKNAFEVMSNLWFTENYVYGGRKSIVTTSFGDAPKPLFDSPPSAYMHRQGSFITSFFPEGTVAGEDYDWFYLPPINEEYGKPVLVAGDIYAMFNDRPEVRAVMEFFTKGESIKSWIQSGGVVGPMNDADPEWYTTDVERRMAELVQNADTIRFDGSDLMPGSVGAGTFWKGITDYVSGNVELEQALEEIQAGFNK
- the hemH gene encoding ferrochelatase, with translation MKKKMGLLVMAYGTPYKEEDLERFYTHIRHGRKPSPESLEDLRQRYEAIGGISPLAKITLEQAEALESHLNKIQDDIEFKMYLGLKHIEPFVEDAVQQMKQDGIEEAVSIVLAPHFSTFSIKSYNGRAKEESEKIGGPTIYSVESWYNEPKFIQYWVDQLQTTYASMTEDERNHAVLIVSAHSLPEKIIAAGDPYPNQLQETADLIAKQAGITAYEVGWQSAGNTPEPWIGPDVQDLTRDLYEAKQYKAFVYIPVGFVSDHLEVLFDNDVECKTVTDELGVSYYRPEMPNAKPEFVDAMSTVVLSKISSNVQR
- the hemE gene encoding uroporphyrinogen decarboxylase → MAITTFNDTYLKACRGEKTDHVPVWYMRQAGRSQPEYRKIKEKYSLFEITHQPELCAYVTKLPVDQYNVDAAILYKDIMSPLPAIGVDVDIKAGIGPVISNPIKSLGDVEKLGEIHPEQDVPYVLDTIKLLTREQLEVPLIGFAGAPFTLASYMIEGGPSKGYHKTKAFMYGESKAWFLLMDKLADMTITYAKSQIEAGAKAFQIFDSWVGQLNVEDYRVFIKPTMERIFTALKEENVPLIMFGVGASHLVNEWHDLPLDVVGLDWRIQINEAREKGITKPVMGNLDPSYLLAPWDVIEERVKIILDQGMKQPGYIFNLGHGVFPEVNVETLKKLTTFVHEYSSSRM